CTGACTGATTTCTTTAAATAGTTACCTTGTAATTAAGATTTATATCTCAGAATGTCAGTACTTTCAATGTAGACTATAAAGTCAAAACTCCTTGGTAttgttttcaatttcattaaaGGTTTTCTATAAATATACTAAGTACcatacatatttttatatattattttggtGTACTAGTTAATTAGCTGAATTATCtcagaagaaaagaagataatttCTGAGTTTAAAACCAGTCATTAAGTTTCTGGAAAGCTGTTTCCAGCACCTCAGAGATTTTCATTTTCTGCTTCTTTGAAGGAAGTTAGTGAAAAGGAAGATTACTTAaatcatctacttttttttttttctttgcctccggggttatcattggggcagggtgcctgcactatgaatccactgctcctggaggccattttcccccatttttttttgttgcccttgttattgttattactgttgttggataggacagagagaaatcgagagaggaggggaagacagagggggagggaaagatagacacctgcagacctgcttcattgcttgtgaggcgaccccctgcaggtatggagctgggggctggagccgggatctatgcactggtccttgtgcttcttgcaatgtgcacttaaccccctgtgctactactgcctgtgctgctgcacccccccccccccatttgtctcagctctggctgatggtgctgtagggggttgggggggttggacctgggacttcggagcctcatacatgagaatctctttgcataaccattatgctatctgctcctGCCCATATCTACTCTTTTATAAAGATGTTAAATAGCAGTGGGCACAGTTTCGGGGAGAAAGAACTTAGAACTATCACATTAAgtaacaaaaacataaaatgcTTATAATTCTATTAAAGTCAGTTTTCTTGAGTAAAGAGAAAAGTCTCAGCACATATAATTTACCATAAAGTGCGGCACTAATAAAGGAAAATAACTTTAGTACTCTGTTATTGTAAGAAAGATATGACAGGATTTGAAGTTCTAGAAGAGAAAATTAATACCTGTCATATATTAGTTTGTAAAGAATCTTAGCAAAACTTTTGATCCCTGTTGCTGTTGACAGACGGCAATAAAAACTTCCCCAGGGAGCAAAGTAATAATAACTGATATTTTACTCctatttttaagtgttttctgttttttgctttttgttgacAGCTCTCTAAACCAAGGAAAAGTTCTAAGAATGCTGCTGTCAGCATTAAGTTACTAAGTTATTACTTTTCAACTCAAAAATGTTTGTTAAAGGGCTAAATGGACTTGTTCTCTGAAGATTGGTATCAAATCAAGGTACTTCACATTTAAAAACATGGTCAATTTTCTTGGAACATTCAGGACTATGCTTAGTTTCTTCactactcatttttttaaaaggttttattttgtGTCAAGTTTATCTAAAGGGAGTGTGGCTCttccattgttattttattgaaaATTTAGTTTACTTATCTAGAAAATGATTCTGATTTGCCTGAAATTATTGCAGTGTAAACCCAGAGCAGGAACTTACTTTAAATCGTAAAGAATATttgtccaaaaagaaaaaaagcaatattTTTCCAGAATTCAATTCAGGACTTGTAAAAGTAAAATGTAAAACTCAGGTTGAATACTGAATTTAGTTACATATGCTTTTCTTCAAACAaaaagtaatgttttttttttttcttagttaacCTTGGAGAACTTCTTATTTTTAAGATGAAGATATATTGGAAATGGAAAGTTTTATTGTACTTGGTATTTTATAGCTTAACATGAtactactatttctgaatgtttaGTGATATGAAAATATAGTTGTACTTAGTTATCTCCCCTACTAGTTTTGTTGCTTTTTAAGTAAGAACTATGCCAGTACTTCAGTAATTTATGttgacatacaaaaaaaaaatttgcttagTTTTTTTCAATGATTCAGTATTTGTCTTCAACCAAGatggaaaagtatatacatatcagTCACTTTATAATTTATTGTGATATAAATATACCCCTAGTCgtatttctaaaatttatttaacaaaataaCCTTTTTTGTTAGTAATCTCCCTTTCAATTGTGGCATACTCAGTGTTGAAATTGAGTACTGTTAAATCCAGAAAATGGAttaaaatagtaattttaaaagCAGATTTTACCACATAGTTAGATAGCTTATACTTTTTTATGACTTGCCTACAAAAACAAAATCCTAAGTATTAATTTTACCTGCTTCAGATTTTCAGTTTTAGTATGTTATTACTCTGCAAagacttatttttaattactCTAAAATGTCTATTATttcaaataattattatttaacaaATGTGGCTTGTAGTTTCAATTTAAGTTGAAATTATGTTCGTTTAATGCAGATATTAAATGCTTAAATGAAACTTTCAGTATTTGTATAAAATTACTAAGAAATTCAAAGACAGTAGAGATGGTCACATGATTTAAATCAGTCACTTGGAACttttcagaagtttttttttctttttaatgaagagAAAGTtacaaatcaaaatatttcataaaaataaaatggagtgtATATAAGAATAGAATACATTTTAATGTTTAACACATTGGATAAAAGTTTTTATACCAGAAACTTAAATGTCcacatttatttcctttcagaGGAGAATTGTCAGAGCAGACACTTTTTCACAGTTGAAGGAACTTCGAGTTTCTGTTCCAGTGGCTTTATTTTAGGAAGCTTATATTGTAGATTCATTGTCAAATATCTTGTTTTTTAATGTCTGTAGGCTATGTTGAATAAAGTTCTCTGACCCTTGAACTTCAGAGAACCTGGAGTCGCTTTTCCTAGAAGACcagcttttcatttttattgaattctGAATAGCATCTGAGGTGAAATAATAAACTATAGGGTCAAAGCAACAATTTAAAACAGCAATGCAGAGAGTGATTGGGTACATGGTTCTTACTGCTTTTGCTGCTGAGCAATTAACAAATGTCTGTGTTCTCATAAGAGAATATAAAATAAGGTTGATATTGTAaggcacaaaacaaaaacagaatatgACTAAGTGTACAAAAATCATCCTTAAAActttagttttgtttattttgcttctaCTTAAAGTAACAGGTTTACTTAAAGTTCTGAGTACCATACTAGAACAAGTTACGTTTAAGATTAGAGGAATAAAAAATCCCACAATTTCAATGAAGATTACAATCCTTGAAAGATATGTTTTCCATGTGTCTTCAGGAAAATTTTCAAAACAGGCTTTGGAGGTATTGTTACCCCGAGAGTGGGTAGATTGGAAAAAAACGGCTGGTGCACTTCCTCCGACCACAGTTAACCACACAGCAATGCAGACAATTTTTGCATTTCGTTTGGTTCTTAGAGTCTTTGATTTAAATGGGTAGACGATTGCCAGAAATCTGTCTACACTAATGCAGGTTAAGAACAGAATACTTCCATACATGTTGGTGTAAAATAACATCACTGAGATTTTACAGAGTAAGTCTCCAAACGGCCAATTCCGGGTTGCAAAGTAGAAAATCCTGAAGGGTAAAGTAAAAACAAAGAGCAAGTCTGACATTGCCAGGTTAATCATGTATGTTGTAGTTTCATTTCGCACTTTGAGCGTACAGATGAAAATGTATATGGCAACACAGTTGGATATTAATCCAAGCACGAAAACCATACTAAACATGCACCCATACAGAGTGTATTTAAAGGAGTCATCAAAGCAGTTGGAGCTGTTATTGCTTACCATTATAAAGGCACGTCCAATTTACAGTGTGGAAGTCCTTAGGTTCAGCTGCAGTCGTATTTGGTATTCAGATCTTGAGCACTTTATAACCTCCAGTGTAATTGCAAATTCTTTGGATCTTTGGACGGCTTTATaagtatttcctttttctctgaagTCTCCAAAAGAAACATGaaatttgttgttgtagtttccaCTTGGCTCTTCAGCAGGAAAATATCCTCATTTTCTGATTTTCAGAAAATTTGTGATTCCAGGGTTTAGTAAATTGacagtcttttaaaaatgccaGTTAAGCCAACCCATTGGATTTTAAATTTACAGAAAAGCtgtgttctgaggcaattatacAACTGCTGTTGTAGTAAACTTTCAGTGGTAGTTTCGATGAATATTCCAAAATGTTAAGTATTTCCGAATTAAAGTACTTTTACATTCCAGAATGTTTAAGCTAAAGCGAGcaattttcttttgctttgcaatGCAGAGTTTATGATATTTGAACATTCCCGAtttgttctcttttcttcttgCTCCTTTTaaatgtagttttccttttttagtttttcttgcagTGGATTCCAGATGCTGGTAagcatgttttgtttgttttttttaaaagttccgaAATAAATTCCTAAGCATGTTAGCTCTTGCTAACTGAGGCTTTTCCCTCCGTAGCAGGCTGTATAATGAGATGGGCTTTCTCTGAAAGGCTCACTATTTGTAGTATGACATCACAGGAAgaagaggctgggcttgaacaaaGAGAGGTTTCAGCCCAGCTTGTTTGCAGTTCCTTTAATCCTCTAGTGTGTCTGCTGTGTATATACCTAGGAGGCTTGCAAATGGTCACTGACAGTTTACTTGAACTGTCTGCCCATTAACCCTTTctaagtggaaatgctttcaAAGGTGTTTCAGActactttcatttctttgttctttctttcaagGAAGTAATAATTAAGATAAAGGGGGGGgaattgtttttctcttttctttctttggttaCCTTTGTATTTAgaacataactttttaaaaataaaatacactcagccgcaacaataaaaataaaataaaatacacatgaTTTTAATTTATACATTGAAATTGTTAGTAGTATTAAAAAACTGATGActgaaaaagaattttagtcataAGCTATAAAAAGTACATTACTGCAAGGCCAGTGTTAGTTTTGCTGCTTTTGGCTTCTGTTTAACATAATTGtttcaaaatttaatttaaatttttggtATTATTTTGAATGACTCCAGTTCTGAatctctttagattttttttttcccttttgtggcttttttttttttttaacaaataaaatgttaaaagggGGCCGAGTggcggtgcacctagttgaacgcacatgttataatgcgcaaggatctgggttcaagcccacagtccccacctgcaaggggaaagcttcacaagtggtgaagcagtgctgcaggtctctctctctctctgcctctctccctccctctctgaatgtatatatatccccttctcaatttctgactgtctctatccaataaataaaggtaattttaaaagatttttaaaataaaaataaatccttcaaaaatatttttaaaaagaagatagcgTATGTGGAAAGGGGTAGTTGGATTTAGATGTTATTTCTTCAAGGATTGAAGATATAAAACCTCTGGACACATGTTTCTCTtatttggttgttttgttttgttttttgtcatcactTCACTGCTtgaggctaactttttcagatggaaagatagAGGTAGGGGTTGCCCAGCAGTGGtatactggattaagcacacacattaccatgaatgaggacctgggtttgagcccccactcttaacttgcagggagaaattttacaagcagtgaactagcagatatctctatcttccccatctctttcattttctatctgttctattaaattaaaaaattaaaaaaaatagctgtaaggaacagtggattcattgagtagacactgagccccagggggtaattggcaataaataaataaataaataaataaatccacagcaccaaagcttccttcagtgcagtggaaaaTGGACTTAAACTTGAGTTGTGTccctgacaaagcaagcacactgttcaagtgagctatattgctggtcgttattttctattatttcaaATTACCATTTTTCAAAACAGACTAGATCCAGTTGTGTTttagttgttttttaatttgattcaaATTGGACTAAAACTCTTCAGTATCATTTAAGGAAATTTGGAAAAACTAAAGAAGAATTTATTTTCCATCAAGTTATTTGCCTTGTTTAAAAGTAATATGTTATAGTAAGCTTATAATGACTTCAAATCTTTCTCATTGAATTCTCTCATGCTCATCAATGCTTGACATTTGCAGAAGCCATTCAGAATTGTAATCTTTGTTGTTTTGACTAAGAAATGTATATCCAAATGACAGCAAAAAATGAGTGTTACTCATGGTCAGTAAATGAAAAACTTAAAGGGTTAAAATCCTTTGTATCAAACTGATAATAGAGAAAAGGTATTATGTGTGTGTTCCTAGAAGACATATGGAAaccaaacaataaaaaaggagtgATTAATAAGCTTGAATTCCAATTGAGAAATTTTTTTCTCATAGTTTTTTTAgttaatatatgtttatttatttttttttaattttttatttaagaaaggattagtgaacaaaaacataaggtaggaggggtacaactccacacaattcccaccacccaatccccataacccaccccctcccatggtagctttcctattctctagccctctgggagcatgaacccagggtccttgtgggttgcagaaggtagaaggtctggcttctgtaattgcttccccgctgaacatgggcgttgactggtcggtccatactcccagtctgcctctctctttccctagtaaggtgtgtctctggggaagctgagctccaggacacattggtggggtcttcaatccagggaagcctagccagcatcctggtggcatctggaacctggtgattgaaaagagagttaacatacaaagccaaacaaattgttgagcaatcatggatcccaagcttggaatagtggagaggaagtgttagggaggtactcactacaaactctagtgtacttctgttttcaggtatatattttgcagtagtttatggatacgtgtgcacataagctctctctcacagaaactggtgtatatctagattatgggactttgttagagagtgaactacctgagatgaaattagagtgtactataaaaggaaaggtctcacccgagtaatgaagttgaagggttgtcattccacacatgaagtctctggatacagtctgaggtgaagcatgttgaggtggcaatcgttgctttggttaggttgtgatcggcggatgcaatattatttggtttggattgggagatgcatacggggaaagtgggccctatccaagggttccaggactgggggaagtaggggctctatagtggagatgtgaggttcctgctgtcttagggttcaaaaagacaatcgatagttaatattatcatcacattatttgttaattgggttaactttgaaaagtccctttgttatggtttgctgtacagtacccagtatcttgtatatagctgtgctattggatgcttctaatctacttggtctaggcttttgagagagtccgcatatcaaatacatagcctatatattaaaaagattcagtttgtcttttgagaaactttgagacatacaattgatttccccctcgtTAATATATGTTTAAATTGATGATCTCTTCATTCACCAATAAGTAGTGACATATAAGCAGTTTTATACCCTGACTTAGTATActtctactttcattttttttctttttttatttctttattggggaattaatgttttacattcaaccttaaatacaatagtttgtgcatgcataacatttcccttttttccatataacaatacagcccacactaggtcctctgtcatccttcttggatctgtattgttCCCacttacccaccccagagtctgttactttggtgcaatacaccaattccagtttaggttctacttgtgttttcttttctgatcttgtttttcgaattctgcctaagagtgagatcatcccatactcatccttctgtttctgacttatttcaattaacatgaatttttcgaggtccatccaagattggctgaaaacggtaaagtcaccattttttatagctgagtaatattccattgaatatacatACCACAAACTTgcgcagccactcatctgttgttggacacctgagttgcttccaggttttggctattacaaattgtgctgccaagaacatatgtgtacacagatctttttggatgggtgtgttgggttccttaggatatatccccaggagaggaattgcaggttcatagggtaggtccatttgtagccttctgagagttcttcatacttgttctgcacagaggttggaccaatttacattcccaccaccagtacaggagggttcctttgaccccacaacctctccagaatttgttattaccttttctgatgtatgacattctcataggagtgaagtggtatctcattgttgtcttaatttgcatttctctgacaatcaaagacttgcagcatttttttcatgtgtttcttggccttttggatctcttctgtggcctactttcatttttaatatgaCATATTTCCAAAAAATTAGATgcattgaggctgggtggtggcacacctggttgagttcacatgttatagtgcacaaggacccagttttgagcccccagtccccacctgcaggggtaaaacttaacaagtggtgaagcagggctgcaggtgtcgctctgtcactttccctctttatcacccccttccctttcaatttctggctgtttctatccaataagttaatataaagataataataataatgaaaacaattagATGCATTATTTACACATCAGAATATTCATGTGTGTATTTATATTAAGTCACTTCTTGTTTATAGTTTTTAAACATGAATAGTTCAGTATTTATTGAATTAAGCATTTTGTTATTAgtattatatatactatattattATACAGTATATTTGTTATTAGTATAAACATTAGTATATGTTTATATTTCTAATTCATAATCTTTTGCCTTAGTATATTTACATGTTTGCCTGTGAGCAAATCATAGTAA
This portion of the Erinaceus europaeus chromosome 7, mEriEur2.1, whole genome shotgun sequence genome encodes:
- the LPAR6 gene encoding lysophosphatidic acid receptor 6, translated to MVSNNSSNCFDDSFKYTLYGCMFSMVFVLGLISNCVAIYIFICTLKVRNETTTYMINLAMSDLLFVFTLPFRIFYFATRNWPFGDLLCKISVMLFYTNMYGSILFLTCISVDRFLAIVYPFKSKTLRTKRNAKIVCIAVWLTVVGGSAPAVFFQSTHSRGNNTSKACFENFPEDTWKTYLSRIVIFIEIVGFFIPLILNVTCSSMVLRTLSKPVTLSRSKINKTKVLRMIFVHLVIFCFCFVPYNINLILYSLMRTQTFVNCSAAKAVRTMYPITLCIAVLNCCFDPIVYYFTSDAIQNSIKMKSWSSRKSDSRFSEVQGSENFIQHSLQTLKNKIFDNESTI